tatTACTCTCACGCAGTATTGGACAGATTTAAGCCGGTACTACCGGCTAATTTTTCAGTACACATTTTTACGTAATTATctgcagaaaattacattttccaactcagaaaaatctattgagtccaaatattatatttaaattttctaattaacattctaaatttttgaacctattctagacaattaaattattttaattaaacagTTAATTAATTGCGATTCTTACAATtggattaataataaaaaaacaaacaacaaTTAGTGAACAATAGTAAAATAATTCCTTCATAGTGATATTATTTATAGAGATGGaagaaaaaattcatattaatatAGTAAATCTTGCTTGGATTACTTTAATGGTTGTTttcacatttttcttttctcttagtATGGGGAGGAAGTGGACTTCAAAAGTACGACTAATTGGGGTAGGAGATCCAGCTATATCAATTGTTTTCTAACTGGGTTATTAAATTTTTCTATTGAATATTCTTTATTTCATTTCCTTTTAATTAATACCATACCAATTCTTTTAATTCAAATATATCCACATTTCGTAAGTCTATTTTATTTGAGTGGTGTAATGTAATCAATGCATAATACAAACAAAATAATCTATCAATTatccaatagtaaaatttattaaaatttctaTTTGGATAAATTGGCTCTTACCaaagttatatataaaaaatgagtaACTGTAAACTCCCCCCCCCTTAAcacctctttttccttttttccccttttttcaaACGAATTCATCTTTCGAACCATATCTCATCCCGTATGTGATGAAATAGGATGAATTGAGACAGTATTTTGTAAATACGTAATTATCTTGAATATATCAACCATTTATTTACTTTTCGATTATccgaaaagaacaaaaaaaacatCTTGTTCTTTTTCAACAATTTCTGATATCTAGTAGACTTCTCAGTAGGATTCGAACCCAGATGCagttttaagaaaaaaaagaacaataGGCTCTTATAGAATTGCCAAAAAATTCTTCGATTTCTTCTGAAAGCAGATGATTATTCATCTGCTTCTCACATTCTATGAATAGTCGACACATTGAAGAATATCCAAAGAGACATTTAGAGAATCGCTTTGATTCTATTTATGTTCGTTCCGTTTGAAGAAAGGAAGAATCCAAACAAAGAATCaatctttcttttagttgtatcTCTTTGATTGGTCAATGTATGATATTCCAAACCCTCGTTTCTAATGAAATTTCTGGATTGATCAAAAGATCCTTTTAATTGGCTAAAATCCGTTTGAATGAAACTAGATCTCGTGAAATCATATTGACTATTTGATGATACATTCCATACCTTGCTAAAATATCAATCTTTGTTTACCAACCACACATTATCTAATCAAATCCAATTTTCTCTCGATATGCTCCTCAAAATCCGATTCGCGCGAATTCTTCCCCCAACTAGCGAAGAGATCTTGGCAGAGTTGCCACGTGAAATTGAGCACCATTTTGCAAAAAAAATAGCCCGCTTATTTCTCAAAAAGAAATGGAAAACATGCTCAATATCATTTGATTGAGCACCCGTGTAACGTCGCCCTATATTCCAATTCCACGACAGACAATCGATGTGTATCAATGATGTCAAAAGGGCGGTAATAGTATTTGGGGGAGCACAGGAATTGCATAAATACTCCCGGTAGAGTAAATTTTATTTGTCTGTTCTCCAGAGGTTACTGTAGAATTTATAAATATAACAACAAATTGTAACAACAACAAAGGGGAGGGGGGAAAACGATCGGTGTACAAATCAACGAGGGAAAAAAAAACTGTTTTCTagaaggaaacaaaaaaaaaaggctatGCATTACCCAAGTTACCTCAGTTACAGATGCCTCGAGTCTTCTGCTGCCTAACTTTGCAGGACACTGGACCAAGAAGATCGCGGCGTGCCTTTTGTTTTCATTAAAAGAGTTGGTTTGATATTTACTTCATAATCTTCCAACTGCAAGCTCAAGGAATCGCTGTCGCACAATGTTAGCGCTAATGATTGACCAACAGTTTTTGTATAGTCATCCTGAAGGCTGATGTAGTCAGTAAGTTCTCCTTCAAGATCATCACTCAGATCACGTTGCCCTGGAATAACTACGATTCCAGCTTCAGAAACATTAATCGGAACAGAAGCAAAGTAACGCCCTCTGCTGTTACTATTACTCTGATCTCCAgatctcttccttttctttcccttttgtTTTTCGGGATGATGAAGCTTGCATCTGGTTCCTTTCGTACAGGTGCCCGTTGCTTGAAAAGTAGGACAGATACAACTGTGCTTCTTCCTACACTGATCATACATGAGCAAGCGAGTATTAGTCTCCGGTCATTTATGCACACAAATTTTTCGAAGAACAGTCAGCAGAGCCTAGAGTACAGAAaagattataattaaataaacaagaTTACACTTAGCAGTATTACTCCATTAGGATTAGCAATCCAACACAAACAGTGCAACAGGCTGCAACTGACTAGTCAATATGAAATTCTACTCAATGAACCCAAGTTGACATTAGAACCCTATGGCCTATACCCTACATAAATACAATGAACCACCGGATCATATCCATATTCTGCTAGTTGAAATGGAAATTCATACGCAAAGAAATGGATATTCTAGCAAAATGAGGAACAAATTAAATATTCAATATTatccagaaaacaaaattaattatgttGGTTAATACCTCATTCCCATCAGCACAATAACCCTTGAGAAATCCTTCACAAACAGAAGCCTTAGGGTTCACATTGACATGTCTATATGGGCAATTTCGGTTTGTGCATAAGCCTGCCATGAAAGTCGTCAGAATTATAACTTCCTTTGGAAGGAAAAAGACGAATTATATCAAAGATTACTTTCTAATAACCTTGCAGAAAATAAGAACAATCTGGCATTCTCTCTGGTATAACCTGCACAAGTGATTAACTTCAGTTTAGAGACAGGAGTAAATGCAGTAGATAACATTCAATGTCTTGGACTTGCTGCTATAACAAAACCTTATGAGTCAATTTGCAGCTGGGAGTAGAACATAAACCATTCAGGAACTTAGTACAGACAGCAATTTTTGAGGGATCATGAACATAAGGGCATTTCCCACCCTCCTTGTTACATTTCCCAAATCTTGTAAAAAACTGACAATACTTCTGCTTTCGAGCCAACCGTTGCCTGGCAGTATGCAAGCTCCATCTAACTTTTTCATTTGCCAATTTTCGAGTTCGTTTTTTTGGGTCTCTGATAAGCTGATTACCATTTCCAATTCGGACATATCTGTGAAAATTGATTCAGCATAGCAAGATCAATAACACTGCAGGACTTGGCATTATACAAATATTTTCCCTTTGGCTGCTTTTAAGCTAAGACAACCAACACTGACGAAATTCAAAATACTATAGGTATAAAAGCCAGTGCATAATAAGAGGGAACATACTCATCATTTCCAATCACCAATCTCCTAGGAATGTAAGCTCTTTTCACAACCAAGCCCGAATCAGCAGTGGCAGACGACAGGGATTCATCATCTACAAAAAGAATTGTAAGTGAAACATTGTAAGACCAAGTAATAGGATCTATTAACTGCTAGAGAAAAACAGCAGACTTATCCACAGAATATAATGACAAAAGAATGGGAAGCTGAACAGAAATGGAAGAACATTCATAATGGTCAATCCCATATTGGAAACAAAAGAAAGCTTAATGATTCCACACCTCACATTGCATAAACAAGAAATCAACTACAAACAAACTAAATGGTGTGGAGTATTTTACATAAGATAAgcaataaaaaaattgagaacaTTTCAAGAATATACAGGCAGGGCATATGTACACAGCCATGACAACATATGGGGTGAGTAATTCCAAattttgaacccatgaccaacaAGTCACAAGGCATCAAGGCTTATATGTTTGGATTTTTCTTTCTGCACCTTTACCATCATAtagacattaaaataaaaaaagggtaGCCCAGTGCACAAGCATTCCACATTAACGGAGGGTCCAGAAAAGGGTCATACCCAAAGGGTATAATGTACACAGCCTAACCTGTTAATTACATCAGTGGCTGTTTACACGGATTGAACCCGTGACCTTAAGGTCACACAGAGATAACACAACCATTGCTCCAAGGCTCCACTTCTATAGTATAGACATTAAGTTAATCAAAATGAGTCATAATGCTAACAGGTAATTCACTGCAAATGTTCAACTAGGGAACACATCTTTGGGAGAGGAAATAGGTCAGAGTCTTTTAGACATGCCTCGCCTATAATGCTATTTCAAAGGCTATTCATTATTGAAGTTGAAAAGAAACTAGCAAGCATTGCTTAGCTGAtgcaattaaattttttgttctaaGGAGCATCCATCATCCTTTCATTCAGTTCTTAATCTATCCCACAATGTTTTTTCATTGTGCTTAGAAGAATCTTGAAAACTGTCATACCACAATTTGTCCTTCAGCAGTCTGAGGCACCGTATTTCCAAATTACGGTTTTCATCATTCATGGCTTCAACAAAAGCCAGACAGCTTAAATATGATTCTTGGTCCCTATAAATATAGGTCATTTTGATTTTAATCTCTCTTTCcacttctctctttctttttttgtgcTTTTAGTCTTCATCATTAATAGCTTCGATCATTATATTTCATTAAAAAATGATTTTAGTTTGTACAAATATAATAAGTGACCTATAAATATCCCTGCAAATGCTTCATTGAGCCTAGGGGCGTATCATGTTTTTGGTGGACTGAAAAGTATGAAAGGACACACAAGGTTCAAGTAAAATGGTTCTCACAGAAATCCTGACCACCTGAAATCCTCTGAAGTGTGCGCCTGGAAGGATCCATTTTGTAGCGAACTGAACCAATACGGAATATACGTTCTACAAAATCAACCCATTACTTTCAGCCAGTaaggaaaaacaaagataaaTAGAACACAGAGCATAAATAAGCTTTAATAGCACGTTAAACAAATAGTCTGCAGCTTTATGATATGACAAACTCTCATGGAAAGAATGTTTCCTACTATTTGCATGGGAACCAACGCAAGCTGCACCTTTTTGCTCTCTCTTTTTCCTCTCTACTGCAGCAACAGCAAGTGTGGCCTCCTAAAATGATGATGAGAAACTGTTAAGTTCACTGACTAAGAAAGATCTATTTGCATAAAGTAAAATATACCAAAAGCCAAACTAACCTCATTAGCTTGCTTTGAGTTCTTCTCAATGGATTTGGACCATTTTAAACTAGACCCACCAACACTTAATACCTTGGATTTCCAAAGAGAAAACCCACGGGTTGACCTAGTGTAAACAGTATCCATCTTTCTGAAATGAAGCATTTTCTTactaaaataaaacagaaatcaAAAGTTTGCAATTTTGGGCTGCTGGTTGCACACAACCCAAAGCAGGAGAAACAAAGCAAACATAAATGAAGGAGTATCAAATGCTGAGTACCTAACTGCTGATAAGAAGGTACTATTGGAACATGAAGCAGAATTATGAATGACGCTTCTTAAATATGTTGGTCTTTTCCATGGAAATAACTGAGGCAAAACCCTTTGAGAATGCCATGAATTATGGCCATTTTTAGGTGACTTTTTGCCACATAATGTCCAGACTAATGAGGCTCTTAAAGATTTGAATGATCTCCCAGCAACTGAAAAGGATAAAGTTAAGTCTCAGCTCTAACCATGAATAAAGGGAAATAAAGCTATTATATGGAATAGCACCAACAGCTCAAAATTCCTCAGCCAACAGTGAGTCACAGCAAGGGCTGGGAATGGAGAAATCACTCCACCATAAGCTCAAACGAATAGACTCAAGACATGCAGAGATATAACATAAACACAAGCAAAcaacgaaataaaataaaaagctcTAAAAGTTAGGCTCAGGACATATAGAAAATTGTGAAGCTGATATTGGAAGAAAATGCCATTTATGCATTCATATATAAACATATAAAAGAAGAGATGAACACAAACAGAATTCTTGTAAAACAAGGGACACATTTCTAGCAGGTACAAACTAATGGATAGATGCATATAGCAAGCAGTTCAGTGtacttttaaattattatattttaaacagcAAACAGTATTCAACTGAATACATGATATGCATCTACTGCAGCCCCAATCCAAAAGTTATATATTTCCCAACGATGGTATGAGATTCAAAAGAGCAAAAATTATATGGATATGAATTAGGCAAAATAATAAGTTCTCCACCTATACCTTTATGTAACTGCCTCTTACTAAGCTTTCTGTTGCAAAGCACCTTACAAGACCCCTGACCATCAGAATCTAGAGTGGCTTTCGGCACTGCAACAGTCTGGTTCATATTCCTAACTAACTGATTTTTGCACCTCTTGTAGTAGCCTTCAGAGAAGGCTGTTTGGGACTTCTCATCACGAGAATTTGAAGTCGCTACCAACTGATTTGTTTTGGGCTTTGTATATACAATTCTCTTGGTGCTGAAAGAAGAAATGTGTCCATCATTTGCTTCAACTTGGTTCTCCAGCTTACTCAGTGGACTACTTTGATTATCAGGAGTTTCGTACTGATTTGAATCATCTTTGGAAGAGTTTGGTGTATCATTGATATCTATCAGTTTTCTAGGATCTGATGCATTTTCATAGCAACCACTGGAAGGAGGTTCTACCAATGGGGAAGATATATTTTCCTCTGATAATGTGCCAATGGATAGTGAAGGTTTTCTCTGACTCTGCTGAGGGACCTCTGCTACTCCTGTTTTCAAGGTCAGTTGATCTGACACATCAATCCTGCTCCCAGATCTGGTACTCTTTGATAATTCATCTAAGCTCAAAGGTGACTTATTTACAGAAGAGATCTGAGTAAAAGAAACTGTAGTAGGCTGTCTTACAAGACTGTTACCTTTACGAATGTAAGAGGTATTCTGAAAGTTTCCTTTCCTATCTAGAATTTGCCTTTTGGGAAGAAATTTTCCTGGCGAAAGCTTGTTTCCAGGTAAAGAACCTTGAGAATTATTACCAGAACGTCGCCAAGTTCGAGGATTTGAGAGATGGGTTGAAGAGGCAGATGTCTTTGAATTTGACTTTGAAATGATGAACGAACGACCCTTTTGAGTTTTTGGCATGGCACCTCCAAGGGTATTTTTGCTCCCATTTTCTGAAAAATAAGAAACTGGACCATTATTTGAAACCTTGGAGTTGACTTGGGATGATTGTCGCATTAGATTCCTCTCAACTGGGTTACTATGCCCAGTTGCATTAGCTGACTTCATAATCTTATTAGTATGCTGTATTGGTGAAGTACAAGTAGGCAAATCAGAACCATGTTCAACTGCAGATATATCCCCACAATTGTTTTCATCTTGGATTGATGTACAATTTAAATTCCCTCTCTCAGGTGCTTCCGATATCCCTTGAGAACACACATCTGATGGTGCTTCAGGTGCATCCTCCTCCAAATCACCATCGGAAGGATGGGACACAATGCTCTGTTGATGAATTAAACTGTCCTTCATATCTCCCTTATTATATCCAGACGCCAAAATGTCAGTTTGCATTTGAGTGCCATTTTCTTTGCATTCACCATCCAACAATGGGAACTGAATGTCCAAGTCCTCACGAAGTGAATAAGATGCAAAATCTGAGTTCTTTAATTCAAAATGGTCAGAACTCATGGTTTCATTATTTGCATATCTAGCGTCACAAGAACCTCCAACAAAATTGTCAGACAATTTCCTACTATCCTCTGAACATGACAATGATTGTGCACTAAACAGAACATCCATGCTTGACAATGCAACTTCTTTTTCGGGTGCTTGTTTATCACTGAAAGAAACAGGAAAATCCGCACAAGATTTGGATACCACAACTGCATCACTCAACTCAGAGGTAGTCGTGACTTTGATCCCTTTAGATAATAGTGAAAGATAATTTGCATCATCAATCTCATTATCTCTAACACAAAGCTCAGCCTCTGAAAGCTCCTTTTTCCCATGTAAAGTAATGATCCCATTCAAGCACGATTCCAGGTTAGAACCTAAGCTTTGAACAGATTGATCCAAAACTTCTGAACAACATGCATCCTTCACCTTCACACTTGAGGCAGTATCCCAATCATTTGCATGGCTAACTGAATTTACAGGTTTTGGAGAAATTCCCTCCATCTTTGAGTGCAAAAACTTTGAATGAGTCCTAgcttttctctttttcatattGTTTATATCCCCTTCACCAAATCCAACAGAAAGATTAGAACTTGAAAATGGCTCTTCCTTGCCACAATTCTCAGAAGATATGGCAGCGTAACTGGGGGAAACATCCTTCACAGCATCATTAGTGATGTCAGAACACTGACCAGCGGTACCATCTTCTAAATTGACCAGTCCACTATAAGAACCCTGTGTCACAGCAATAGCATTTTGTATGCAATCTGTACCAGAGTGAATCTTAATTTTTCCTGAATTTGAAGGGGCAGACATTGCGCTGCTTGATGCAGGGTTGATCACGTCTGGATTTTCTTCCAAAATAGCATACTTGGTGATAATAGTAGGGACCATAAGTCCAAAACCAGATTCACCAGTAAGACCACATTCAGTAACTGTAAGCTTCTCTTTAGATCCTTTAAGATCACCAGAAATTAGGCCATAAACGCTACTAGCAGAGTTATATGTATTAGTGTGATCTGACTTACCAATATTGTCAGCTGAACTAAGAACGCTGTCATCTACTACATCTATAACAAACCCATTCTGTGGACATCTTACATTTGAATAATTCTCACATGATTGAGACTCTTGATTCTGACATAGCTGTTTAATATCACAACCCACATCATTGATTTTGGAAGTACTTCCATTTAATAATTCAGGAACCATGTTAGTATCTGGCATTCTACGCAAGTCATGGACAGAATTATTTGCATCTAAACACTCAGAATCAATCTTTTTAGCTTCACCAGTAGAAGCACAAGATTGAGAATTTGGAATGTTAAGGCCACTTTCAAACCTGGCGGCTCCTTTCTGAGTATCTGAATCTTCATCAGTTTCACATTCTCGTGACCTGGAATGTGGCCCCAAACTCAGCAGGGTTAGATCTCCATTTCTATCTTCAAGCAATTGATTCCGATCCTTTGATAAATTGTATGAACTATGGCCAGGCATTGACATCTTGTCTACAGTGATGTTTTTCTGCTCCAGACAAGGTTCAACTTTGTTGGGAACAGAGACAGATGAAGAACTAGGTATGACTCGATCAGGTTGCACACATCCATGAACCTTATTCACTGATCGTGAATTTGACATTGTAGATTTTGGATTTCCAACAACTTTCTTCACTACTCTCTTGACAACTTTTTTCTTCTTGACAACCCTTGGGGAGGACTTACCAGAGTGAATTTTGGTACTTCCACCTGCAACCTCATTTTTCACACTATCAGTCTCACGGGTGCAAGGTTGAGAACAAGGATTAACAACATTATTCTGTAAGCTTAAATCATTCACAGATCCAGAGCAGTCATTCACTTTGCATGATGAGCTATTCAAAGTTACAACATCCCTAGATACTTTTGCAGCTTCCAAACCAGAACAATCACTATCGGATACTGAaaccttttttctcttttctgaGGGAGTTAAATCAGCATCAGAGACAGAATTCATATTTGTATCAGTAACAACAGTCGAAGTCGAAGCGGTCACAATAGCCTTCGCAACCAGGGAATTTGATTCAAAAGAGATATCAAGTTCCACAGGACTtccttccctttcttcttgtTTCATCCCATGACCTACATGCCCACACTGCTCCTTGCCCCTGAAATCATTAGTGTTAGACTCAGCAGAATAACCAGCATTCCGTAATTGTTCAATCTCACGATTCCTATAACTTGGTTTTGCATTCTGGATCCTAAGAAGAGCACTCTTCTTTTGAACCTGTTTCTTTAGAGAAGGTCGCCATAATTCATGACCAAACTCCCTGTTGTTCCCTCTGCCACTATATCTACCCGATTCCCATCCATATTCCTCACGCGTCCCAACGCgaaaatcatcatcaacattcTTAGCAAAACCAATCTCGCCGGTCCCCAATTCGAACCGTGAATCAGGCAACTCCTTAGGTCCCCTCCTCTCATTCAACCACCTCTTGCCTTCGCCATGCCCATCTCTTCTTCCAACCCTGGGAATCTTATCCTCGAATTCCACACTATACCCGCGAACATACCCCCCGGGTTTCAAATCAATATTAATCTCCCTTGACATCGCCGGTGGCGCCCTGCCGAAGCCTCCGTTGGGCAAGTCGTGTCTGGGTGGCAAATCCCCAACGCCGCGGCGGTGGTAATTGTGGTAATTAGCATCATTACCGCTGCCGCAACCAAACTCCTCATCCTTCCTAGGGTTACCCTCATACTCATACtcaagtctccacctggagcgATCGGGATCGTATCGAATCTTTTCGGCCGGATATGCCGAGGGCGGCAGCGAGACCCCTTCACGGTGTTGGCGCAATTCACTGTCAAGATCAACGGGGGTATAATTCCTCGGAAGGAGACAGTCGGGAGCGATCCTACGGCCAGGGTTAGGGTCCCAGCGTGTTTCAGTGTCGAAACGAGGAAAATTGCGGCGGGGGAAAGGATCGCCCGGGAGGATTCGGCTGGCAATCCTGGGGGATTGGGAAAATGGCTGATTGTGGTTGTTGGAGATTGGGTGTTCTTCTTGGAAGGGACGATTAGGGTAGTTAGGGGAATTGAATTGGGGGAATTGGTTTTGATGGGATGGCGGGTGGTTGTTATTGGGGGCATAAGGAGGCGGAGGAGGAGGTGTGCGGATGGTGCGATAGCGGAGGGGTTGTGCTTGGGGAGGAGGGGCTGGCGGAGTGGGGAGGGACGGGGGCGGAGGGGGCGGCGGAGGGAGGTGGCTGTGGTTGTGATGAGGAGGGGGAGGGGCGTACCTAGTGTGGTTGGTGTTGTTGTCGTCGTTGTTGTGATCATGGtggctgtggtggtggtggtggacgTAGTGGGAGTGGTGTTGGTCCATGACAGTTGATAAAGGATGGTAGTGGTACTCTGCGACCAAGTGGGGGATTGGTGGCGGCGGAGATTGGATCGATATCACCCTGCGTGTGTTAGTTAACTTGCAAGGCTCTCCTTTGCTGGATCCAACAACGGCGTTTCCGTGATTTTTGTTTGGAATTGTCGCTCCGGCTGCTTCGGCTGCTTCAGAGTGAATAATTATACAGTAGCCCCACACATCTAAATCTTTTGgcaattaaattcaatgaaattGACTCAAATCTAACAAAACTTGATGTGCGTTCAAAATCAAGCCGTGTTTTTTTATTTCGTATTTTTCCCGTATGCCTCCTTCTATTAATGttactatttctattttttttctcttctttttcatatattattatagttatttttttttaatttttataatttttttgttttattttttaaaaaagaataaaacaaaaaatataaaagaatgaaataaataagaataaataaaaaaataaaagatgagataaaaaatgaaaaagatttttaaatggtacataatttataaaaaaaaaatagtactaaaattctttaataatagcacataatttttttattttgacaaaatatagaaatatttttttaattttgtacttttttatcttattattcttcttcgtttctttcttcttttcttttctcttttgctcttattttttcttttaagaacaTTATTTCTTATATTAGCCTTGAATGAACATGTCTATATCATATTATAATCTTATTTAGTTGAATAAATATAAGTTTACATTTATTGGAttgaatttttgttaaaaatataaatagtaccaaaatttgtttaaaataaatTGCATACTAAAAGAGCACGTTAACTCTATAAAATGAAATAAGATAGtaccaaaattacttaaaattgacactaaaaatttaataacacgacataaaaaatattaaatctttCTAAACAAAATTACACATTCAGTGAATTGAATGCTTatcttatatataaaataatacaaaaatctaaaaaataacactGAAATGTCTTCACTCTTGAAATTTTCAACTAAatgatgtgataaaattaaactcatttcatGAATACTTGAGTTACAGAttcacaaattttaataaaaaaaataagtgaaaGAATTTGTATATAATATCGCAAAATTAAGCATAACACAATAATTCTTCTTTTAAGAAAAGGATGACGTAtctgaaatataaaataatacaataattttttaattttgacaataaaattttattacaaaacacaaaaatttcttctttaatattgtatttttttttctttttattattcttctttcttgcttttttgtTGCTCTTAATTCGTCTTTTAGGAGCATTACTTCTTATATTAGATTTGAATGAACATGTCTGTACTGTATTGCAATcttatttagttgaatgaatgtaggttcacaCTTATTTGAGTTGAATTCTTGTTAgaaacaaaaataacaccaaaatatgTTGACTCTAATACCGAAATGTCTTTACTCCAATACTAAAATTTTCAACTAAATAATGTGATAGAATTAAGAATTTATTTTATGAAAACTTGAGTTGCaaatttacaaattttaatagaaaagaaataaataaaaattttgtagaTAACACAGTGAAATTAAATATAACAAGTACGAAAATTTGA
This region of Arachis hypogaea cultivar Tifrunner chromosome 8, arahy.Tifrunner.gnm2.J5K5, whole genome shotgun sequence genomic DNA includes:
- the LOC112706494 gene encoding uncharacterized protein isoform X4, yielding MDQHHSHYVHHHHHSHHDHNNDDNNTNHTRYAPPPPHHNHSHLPPPPPPPPSLPTPPAPPPQAQPLRYRTIRTPPPPPPYAPNNNHPPSHQNQFPQFNSPNYPNRPFQEEHPISNNHNQPFSQSPRIASRILPGDPFPRRNFPRFDTETRWDPNPGRRIAPDCLLPRNYTPVDLDSELRQHREGVSLPPSAYPAEKIRYDPDRSRWRLEYEYEGNPRKDEEFGCGSGNDANYHNYHRRGVGDLPPRHDLPNGGFGRAPPAMSREINIDLKPGGYVRGYSVEFEDKIPRVGRRDGHGEGKRWLNERRGPKELPDSRFELGTGEIGFAKNVDDDFRVGTREEYGWESGRYSGRGNNREFGHELWRPSLKKQVQKKSALLRIQNAKPSYRNREIEQLRNAGYSAESNTNDFRGKEQCGHVGHGMKQEEREGSPVELDISFESNSLVAKAIVTASTSTVVTDTNMNSVSDADLTPSEKRKKVSVSDSDCSGLEAAKVSRDVVTLNSSSCKVNDCSGSVNDLSLQNNVVNPCSQPCTRETDSVKNEVAGGSTKIHSGKSSPRVVKKKKVVKRVVKKVVGNPKSTMSNSRSVNKVHGCVQPDRVIPSSSSVSVPNKVEPCLEQKNITVDKMSMPGHSSYNLSKDRNQLLEDRNGDLTLLSLGPHSRSRECETDEDSDTQKGAARFESGLNIPNSQSCASTGEAKKIDSECLDANNSVHDLRRMPDTNMVPELLNGSTSKINDVGCDIKQLCQNQESQSCENYSNVRCPQNGFVIDVVDDSVLSSADNIGKSDHTNTYNSASSVYGLISGDLKGSKEKLTVTECGLTGESGFGLMVPTIITKYAILEENPDVINPASSSAMSAPSNSGKIKIHSGTDCIQNAIAVTQGSYSGLVNLEDGTAGQCSDITNDAVKDVSPSYAAISSENCGKEEPFSSSNLSVGFGEGDINNMKKRKARTHSKFLHSKMEGISPKPVNSVSHANDWDTASSVKVKDACCSEVLDQSVQSLGSNLESCLNGIITLHGKKELSEAELCVRDNEIDDANYLSLLSKGIKVTTTSELSDAVVVSKSCADFPVSFSDKQAPEKEVALSSMDVLFSAQSLSCSEDSRKLSDNFVGGSCDARYANNETMSSDHFELKNSDFASYSLREDLDIQFPLLDGECKENGTQMQTDILASGYNKGDMKDSLIHQQSIVSHPSDGDLEEDAPEAPSDVCSQGISEAPERGNLNCTSIQDENNCGDISAVEHGSDLPTCTSPIQHTNKIMKSANATGHSNPVERNLMRQSSQVNSKVSNNGPVSYFSENGSKNTLGGAMPKTQKGRSFIISKSNSKTSASSTHLSNPRTWRRSGNNSQGSLPGNKLSPGKFLPKRQILDRKGNFQNTSYIRKGNSLVRQPTTVSFTQISSVNKSPLSLDELSKSTRSGSRIDVSDQLTLKTGVAEVPQQSQRKPSLSIGTLSEENISSPLVEPPSSGCYENASDPRKLIDINDTPNSSKDDSNQYETPDNQSSPLSKLENQVEANDGHISSFSTKRIVYTKPKTNQLVATSNSRDEKSQTAFSEGYYKRCKNQLVRNMNQTVAVPKATLDSDGQGSCKVLCNRKLSKRQLHKVAGRSFKSLRASLVWTLCGKKSPKNGHNSWHSQRVLPQLFPWKRPTYLRSVIHNSASCSNSTFLSAVSKKMLHFRKMDTVYTRSTRGFSLWKSKVLSVGGSSLKWSKSIEKNSKQANEEATLAVAAVERKKREQKERIFRIGSVRYKMDPSRRTLQRISGGQDFYDESLSSATADSGLVVKRAYIPRRLVIGNDEYVRIGNGNQLIRDPKKRTRKLANEKVRWSLHTARQRLARKQKYCQFFTRFGKCNKEGGKCPYVHDPSKIAVCTKFLNGLCSTPSCKLTHKVIPERMPDCSYFLQGLCTNRNCPYRHVNVNPKASVCEGFLKGYCADGNECRKKHSCICPTFQATGTCTKGTRCKLHHPEKQKGKKRKRSGDQSNSNSRGRYFASVPINVSEAGIVVIPGQRDLSDDLEGELTDYISLQDDYTKTVGQSLALTLCDSDSLSLQLEDYEVNIKPTLLMKTKGTPRSSWSSVLQS